The following proteins come from a genomic window of Brachyhypopomus gauderio isolate BG-103 unplaced genomic scaffold, BGAUD_0.2 sc44, whole genome shotgun sequence:
- the LOC143486060 gene encoding dynamin-2-like isoform X3 → MGNRGMEDLIPLINKLQDAFSSIGQSCNLDLPQIAVVGGQSAGKSSVLENFVGRDFLPRGSGIVTRRPLILQLVNSKAEYAEFLHCKGRKFVDFDEVRMEIEAETDRITGSNKGISPVPINLRVYSPNVLNLTLIDLPGMTKIAVGDQPPDIEFQIRDMLLQFITRESCLILAVTPANTDLANSDALKIAKEVDPQGLRTIGVITKLDLMDEGTDAREILENKLLPLRRGYIGVVNRSQKDIDGRKDIRAALAAERKFFLSHPAYRHMAERMGTPHLQKTLNQQLTNHIRDTLPGLRSKLQSQLLSLEKEVEEYKNFKPDDPTRKTKALLQMVQQFGVDFEKRIEGSGDQVDTLELSGGARINRIFHERFPFELVKMEFDEKELRREISYAIKNIHGVRTGLFTPDLAFEAIVKKQIIKLKEPCLKCVDLVVSELSALVHKSTEKLSSYPRLREETERIVTTYIRETDSKTKDQVMLLIDIELSYINTNHEDFIGFANAQQSSKVNKKRAMPNQVIRRGWLTINISIMKGGSKDYWFVLSAESLSWYKDEEEKEKKYMLPLDNLKIRDVEKGFMSTKHTFAIFNTEQRNVYKDLRQIELACDSQEDVDSWKASFLRAGVYPEKDQVENEEGAPADTFSMDPQLERQVETIRNLVDSYISIVNKSIRDLMPKTIMHLMINSAKEFIHSELLAYLYSSADQNSLMEESADQAQRREEMLRMYHALREALHLIGDISTSTVSTPLPPPVDDTWLHREPSPPAQHKPAPASAPPPGRPPAVRGPTTGPPPVNPTPSFVAPPIPSRPGLPLVNANAYGGGTLDPLSVPPPQIPSRPTRVPPSLPPGIPSRRPPAAPNRPTIIRPSEPSLLD, encoded by the exons ATGGGGAACCGGGGGATGGAGGATCTCATTCCCCTCATCAATAAACTTCAAGACGCCTTCAGCTCCATTGGGCAGAGTTGTAATCTGGATCTGCCGCAGATAGCCGTGGTCGGCGGACAAAGCGCCGGGAAAAGCTCCGTGTTGGAGAACTTTGTGGGCAG agATTTTCTCCCGCGTGGCTCAGGCATTGTGACTCGGAGGCCTCTCATCCTTCAGTTGGTAAACAGCAAagcag AATATGCAGAGTTCCTGCACTGTAAAGGCAGAAAGTTTGTGGACTTTGATGAGGTGCGGATGGAGATTGAGGCTGAAACAGATCGCATCACGGGATCCAACAAGGGGATCTCTCCTGTTCCCATCAACCTACGGGTCTACTCACCCAAcg TGTTGAATCTGACTCTGATTGACTTGCCTGGTATGACTAAGATAGCAGTCGGGGACCAACCTCCAGACATCGAGTTCCAGATCAG AGACATGCTGCTACAGTTCATCACCAGAGAAAGCTGTCTGATTCTGGCAGTCACACCCGCCAACACAGATCTTGCCAACTCAGATGCGCTCAAAATCGCCAAAGAGGTCGATCCTCAGG GTCTGCGCACTATTGGTGTGATCACCAAACTGGACCTGATGGATGAAGGCACAGATGCCAGAGAGATCCTGGAAAACAAATTGCTGCCTCTGCGTAGAG GCTACATTGGTGTGGTGAACCGGAGTCAGAAGGACATTGATGGCAGGAAGGACATCCGTGCAGCTCTGGCTGCAGAGAGGAAGTTCTTCCTGTCCCACCCAGCCTACAGACACATGGCTGAGAGGATGGGGACACCGCACCTGCAGAAAACTCtcaaccag CAACTGACCAACCACATCCGGGACACTCTGCCCGGCCTGCGTAGCAAACTCCAAAGTCAACTGCTCTCACtggagaaggaggtggaggagtacAAGAACTTCAAACCAGACGACCCCACCCGCAAGACCAAAGCCCTGctgca gatggtgCAGCAGTTTGGGGTTGACTTTGAGAAGCGTATTGAGGGCTCAGGTGATCAGGTGGACACTCTAGAACTTTCTGGAGGAGCTCGGATCAACCGCATCTTCCACGAGCGTTTCCCATTCGAGCTCGTAAAG ATGGAGTTTGATGAGAAGGAGTTGCGGAGGGAGATCAGCTATGCTATTAAGAACATACATGGCGTGAG GACGGGCTTGTTCACCCCTGACCTGGCGTTTGAGGCCATAGTGAAAAAGCAGATCATTAAACTGAAGGAGCCCTGTCTCAAATGCGTGGACCTGGTTGTGTCGGAGCTCTCCGCCCTCGTCCACAAGAGTACTGAGAAG TTGAGCTCCTACCCGCGCCTGAGGGAGGAGACGGAGAGGATAGTCACAACCTACATCAGAGAGACGGACAGCAAGACCAAAGACCAG gttATGTTGTTGATCGACATTGAGCTCTCGTACATCAACACTAATCATGAGGACTTCATTGGTTTTGCCAA TGCCCAGCAGAGTTCTAAAGTGAACAAGAAGAGGGCCATGCCAAACCAG GTGATCAGAAGAGGTTGGCTGACCATCAACATTAGCATAATGAAGGGCGGGTCTAAAGACTATTGGTTCGTCCTCAGTGCTGAGTCTCTGTCCTGGTACAAGGATGAAGAG gagaaagagaagaagtaCATGCTCCCTCTGGATAACCTGAAGATCAGAGATGTGGAGAAGGGCTTCATGTCCACTAAACATACCTTCGCCATTTTCAACACTGAGCAGAG GAATGTGTATAAGGACTTGCGTCAGATTGAGTTGGCCTGTGACTCCCAAGAGGATGTGGACAGCTGGAAAGCCTCCTTCCTGCGAGCAGGAGTGTATCCTGAGAAAGACCAG GTGGAGAACGAGGAGGGTGCTCCGGCCGACACCTTCTCCATGGACCCCCAGCTGGAGCGGCAGGTGGAGACCATCCGTAACCTGGTAGACTCCTACATCAGCATCGTCAACAAGAGCATACGTGACCTCATGCCCAAAACCATCATGCACCTCATGATCAACAGT gCTAAGGAGTTCATCCACTCAGAGTTGCTGGCTTATCTCTACTCTTCTGCGGATCAGAACAGTCTGATGGAGGAGTCAGCAGACCAGGCCCAGCGTCGTGAGGAGATGCTGCGCATGTACCATGCGCTCAGAGAGGCGCTGCACCTCATCGGAGACATCAGCACCTCCACCGTCTCCACCCCACTGCCTCCACCTGTAGATGACACCTGGCTACACAGAGAGCCCAG TCCTCCTGCTCAGCACAAACCTGCTCCAGCTTCAGCGCCCCCACCTGGACGTCCACCTGCAGTGCGGGGCCCCACTACAGGCCCACCTCCTGTCAACCCAACCCCTTCTTTTGTAGCCCCACCCATCCCTTCCCGTCCTGGGCTGCCTCTTGTTAATGCAAATGCCTATGGGGGCGGGACTTTGGATCCATTGTCCGTCCCCCCACCTCAGATCCCCTCCCGGCCCACCAGGGTGCCGCCCTCCCTCCCACCTGGCATACCCAG
- the LOC143486060 gene encoding dynamin-2-like isoform X2, with product MGNRGMEDLIPLINKLQDAFSSIGQSCNLDLPQIAVVGGQSAGKSSVLENFVGRDFLPRGSGIVTRRPLILQLVNSKAEYAEFLHCKGRKFVDFDEVRMEIEAETDRITGSNKGISPVPINLRVYSPNVLNLTLIDLPGMTKIAVGDQPPDIEFQIRDMLLQFITRESCLILAVTPANTDLANSDALKIAKEVDPQGLRTIGVITKLDLMDEGTDAREILENKLLPLRRGYIGVVNRSQKDIDGRKDIRAALAAERKFFLSHPAYRHMAERMGTPHLQKTLNQQLTNHIRDTLPGLRSKLQSQLLSLEKEVEEYKNFKPDDPTRKTKALLQMVQQFGVDFEKRIEGSGDQVDTLELSGGARINRIFHERFPFELVKMEFDEKELRREISYAIKNIHGVRTGLFTPDLAFEAIVKKQIIKLKEPCLKCIDLVIQELISTVRQCTNKLSSYPRLREETERIVTTYIRETDSKTKDQVMLLIDIELSYINTNHEDFIGFANAQQSSKVNKKRAMPNQVIRRGWLTINISIMKGGSKDYWFVLSAESLSWYKDEEEKEKKYMLPLDNLKIRDVEKGFMSTKHTFAIFNTEQRNVYKDLRQIELACDSQEDVDSWKASFLRAGVYPEKDQVENEEGAPADTFSMDPQLERQVETIRNLVDSYISIVNKSIRDLMPKTIMHLMINSAKEFIHSELLAYLYSSADQNSLMEESADQAQRREEMLRMYHALREALHLIGDISTSTVSTPLPPPVDDTWLHREPSPPAQHKPAPASAPPPGRPPAVRGPTTGPPPVNPTPSFVAPPIPSRPGLPLVNANAYGGGTLDPLSVPPPQIPSRPTRVPPSLPPGIPRRPPAAPNRPTIIRPSEPSLLD from the exons ATGGGGAACCGGGGGATGGAGGATCTCATTCCCCTCATCAATAAACTTCAAGACGCCTTCAGCTCCATTGGGCAGAGTTGTAATCTGGATCTGCCGCAGATAGCCGTGGTCGGCGGACAAAGCGCCGGGAAAAGCTCCGTGTTGGAGAACTTTGTGGGCAG agATTTTCTCCCGCGTGGCTCAGGCATTGTGACTCGGAGGCCTCTCATCCTTCAGTTGGTAAACAGCAAagcag AATATGCAGAGTTCCTGCACTGTAAAGGCAGAAAGTTTGTGGACTTTGATGAGGTGCGGATGGAGATTGAGGCTGAAACAGATCGCATCACGGGATCCAACAAGGGGATCTCTCCTGTTCCCATCAACCTACGGGTCTACTCACCCAAcg TGTTGAATCTGACTCTGATTGACTTGCCTGGTATGACTAAGATAGCAGTCGGGGACCAACCTCCAGACATCGAGTTCCAGATCAG AGACATGCTGCTACAGTTCATCACCAGAGAAAGCTGTCTGATTCTGGCAGTCACACCCGCCAACACAGATCTTGCCAACTCAGATGCGCTCAAAATCGCCAAAGAGGTCGATCCTCAGG GTCTGCGCACTATTGGTGTGATCACCAAACTGGACCTGATGGATGAAGGCACAGATGCCAGAGAGATCCTGGAAAACAAATTGCTGCCTCTGCGTAGAG GCTACATTGGTGTGGTGAACCGGAGTCAGAAGGACATTGATGGCAGGAAGGACATCCGTGCAGCTCTGGCTGCAGAGAGGAAGTTCTTCCTGTCCCACCCAGCCTACAGACACATGGCTGAGAGGATGGGGACACCGCACCTGCAGAAAACTCtcaaccag CAACTGACCAACCACATCCGGGACACTCTGCCCGGCCTGCGTAGCAAACTCCAAAGTCAACTGCTCTCACtggagaaggaggtggaggagtacAAGAACTTCAAACCAGACGACCCCACCCGCAAGACCAAAGCCCTGctgca gatggtgCAGCAGTTTGGGGTTGACTTTGAGAAGCGTATTGAGGGCTCAGGTGATCAGGTGGACACTCTAGAACTTTCTGGAGGAGCTCGGATCAACCGCATCTTCCACGAGCGTTTCCCATTCGAGCTCGTAAAG ATGGAGTTTGATGAGAAGGAGTTGCGGAGGGAGATCAGCTATGCTATTAAGAACATACATGGCGTGAG GACGGGCTTGTTCACCCCTGACCTGGCGTTTGAGGCCATAGTGAAAAAGCAGATCATTAAACTGAAGGAGCCCTGTCTCAAATGCATTGATCTGGTCATCCAGGAGCTCATCAGcacggtcaggcagtgcaccaATAAG TTGAGCTCCTACCCGCGCCTGAGGGAGGAGACGGAGAGGATAGTCACAACCTACATCAGAGAGACGGACAGCAAGACCAAAGACCAG gttATGTTGTTGATCGACATTGAGCTCTCGTACATCAACACTAATCATGAGGACTTCATTGGTTTTGCCAA TGCCCAGCAGAGTTCTAAAGTGAACAAGAAGAGGGCCATGCCAAACCAG GTGATCAGAAGAGGTTGGCTGACCATCAACATTAGCATAATGAAGGGCGGGTCTAAAGACTATTGGTTCGTCCTCAGTGCTGAGTCTCTGTCCTGGTACAAGGATGAAGAG gagaaagagaagaagtaCATGCTCCCTCTGGATAACCTGAAGATCAGAGATGTGGAGAAGGGCTTCATGTCCACTAAACATACCTTCGCCATTTTCAACACTGAGCAGAG GAATGTGTATAAGGACTTGCGTCAGATTGAGTTGGCCTGTGACTCCCAAGAGGATGTGGACAGCTGGAAAGCCTCCTTCCTGCGAGCAGGAGTGTATCCTGAGAAAGACCAG GTGGAGAACGAGGAGGGTGCTCCGGCCGACACCTTCTCCATGGACCCCCAGCTGGAGCGGCAGGTGGAGACCATCCGTAACCTGGTAGACTCCTACATCAGCATCGTCAACAAGAGCATACGTGACCTCATGCCCAAAACCATCATGCACCTCATGATCAACAGT gCTAAGGAGTTCATCCACTCAGAGTTGCTGGCTTATCTCTACTCTTCTGCGGATCAGAACAGTCTGATGGAGGAGTCAGCAGACCAGGCCCAGCGTCGTGAGGAGATGCTGCGCATGTACCATGCGCTCAGAGAGGCGCTGCACCTCATCGGAGACATCAGCACCTCCACCGTCTCCACCCCACTGCCTCCACCTGTAGATGACACCTGGCTACACAGAGAGCCCAG TCCTCCTGCTCAGCACAAACCTGCTCCAGCTTCAGCGCCCCCACCTGGACGTCCACCTGCAGTGCGGGGCCCCACTACAGGCCCACCTCCTGTCAACCCAACCCCTTCTTTTGTAGCCCCACCCATCCCTTCCCGTCCTGGGCTGCCTCTTGTTAATGCAAATGCCTATGGGGGCGGGACTTTGGATCCATTGTCCGTCCCCCCACCTCAGATCCCCTCCCGGCCCACCAGGGTGCCGCCCTCCCTCCCACCTGGCATACCCAG
- the LOC143486060 gene encoding dynamin-2-like isoform X1, which yields MGNRGMEDLIPLINKLQDAFSSIGQSCNLDLPQIAVVGGQSAGKSSVLENFVGRDFLPRGSGIVTRRPLILQLVNSKAEYAEFLHCKGRKFVDFDEVRMEIEAETDRITGSNKGISPVPINLRVYSPNVLNLTLIDLPGMTKIAVGDQPPDIEFQIRDMLLQFITRESCLILAVTPANTDLANSDALKIAKEVDPQGLRTIGVITKLDLMDEGTDAREILENKLLPLRRGYIGVVNRSQKDIDGRKDIRAALAAERKFFLSHPAYRHMAERMGTPHLQKTLNQQLTNHIRDTLPGLRSKLQSQLLSLEKEVEEYKNFKPDDPTRKTKALLQMVQQFGVDFEKRIEGSGDQVDTLELSGGARINRIFHERFPFELVKMEFDEKELRREISYAIKNIHGVRTGLFTPDLAFEAIVKKQIIKLKEPCLKCIDLVIQELISTVRQCTNKLSSYPRLREETERIVTTYIRETDSKTKDQVMLLIDIELSYINTNHEDFIGFANAQQSSKVNKKRAMPNQVIRRGWLTINISIMKGGSKDYWFVLSAESLSWYKDEEEKEKKYMLPLDNLKIRDVEKGFMSTKHTFAIFNTEQRNVYKDLRQIELACDSQEDVDSWKASFLRAGVYPEKDQVENEEGAPADTFSMDPQLERQVETIRNLVDSYISIVNKSIRDLMPKTIMHLMINSAKEFIHSELLAYLYSSADQNSLMEESADQAQRREEMLRMYHALREALHLIGDISTSTVSTPLPPPVDDTWLHREPSPPAQHKPAPASAPPPGRPPAVRGPTTGPPPVNPTPSFVAPPIPSRPGLPLVNANAYGGGTLDPLSVPPPQIPSRPTRVPPSLPPGIPSRRPPAAPNRPTIIRPSEPSLLD from the exons ATGGGGAACCGGGGGATGGAGGATCTCATTCCCCTCATCAATAAACTTCAAGACGCCTTCAGCTCCATTGGGCAGAGTTGTAATCTGGATCTGCCGCAGATAGCCGTGGTCGGCGGACAAAGCGCCGGGAAAAGCTCCGTGTTGGAGAACTTTGTGGGCAG agATTTTCTCCCGCGTGGCTCAGGCATTGTGACTCGGAGGCCTCTCATCCTTCAGTTGGTAAACAGCAAagcag AATATGCAGAGTTCCTGCACTGTAAAGGCAGAAAGTTTGTGGACTTTGATGAGGTGCGGATGGAGATTGAGGCTGAAACAGATCGCATCACGGGATCCAACAAGGGGATCTCTCCTGTTCCCATCAACCTACGGGTCTACTCACCCAAcg TGTTGAATCTGACTCTGATTGACTTGCCTGGTATGACTAAGATAGCAGTCGGGGACCAACCTCCAGACATCGAGTTCCAGATCAG AGACATGCTGCTACAGTTCATCACCAGAGAAAGCTGTCTGATTCTGGCAGTCACACCCGCCAACACAGATCTTGCCAACTCAGATGCGCTCAAAATCGCCAAAGAGGTCGATCCTCAGG GTCTGCGCACTATTGGTGTGATCACCAAACTGGACCTGATGGATGAAGGCACAGATGCCAGAGAGATCCTGGAAAACAAATTGCTGCCTCTGCGTAGAG GCTACATTGGTGTGGTGAACCGGAGTCAGAAGGACATTGATGGCAGGAAGGACATCCGTGCAGCTCTGGCTGCAGAGAGGAAGTTCTTCCTGTCCCACCCAGCCTACAGACACATGGCTGAGAGGATGGGGACACCGCACCTGCAGAAAACTCtcaaccag CAACTGACCAACCACATCCGGGACACTCTGCCCGGCCTGCGTAGCAAACTCCAAAGTCAACTGCTCTCACtggagaaggaggtggaggagtacAAGAACTTCAAACCAGACGACCCCACCCGCAAGACCAAAGCCCTGctgca gatggtgCAGCAGTTTGGGGTTGACTTTGAGAAGCGTATTGAGGGCTCAGGTGATCAGGTGGACACTCTAGAACTTTCTGGAGGAGCTCGGATCAACCGCATCTTCCACGAGCGTTTCCCATTCGAGCTCGTAAAG ATGGAGTTTGATGAGAAGGAGTTGCGGAGGGAGATCAGCTATGCTATTAAGAACATACATGGCGTGAG GACGGGCTTGTTCACCCCTGACCTGGCGTTTGAGGCCATAGTGAAAAAGCAGATCATTAAACTGAAGGAGCCCTGTCTCAAATGCATTGATCTGGTCATCCAGGAGCTCATCAGcacggtcaggcagtgcaccaATAAG TTGAGCTCCTACCCGCGCCTGAGGGAGGAGACGGAGAGGATAGTCACAACCTACATCAGAGAGACGGACAGCAAGACCAAAGACCAG gttATGTTGTTGATCGACATTGAGCTCTCGTACATCAACACTAATCATGAGGACTTCATTGGTTTTGCCAA TGCCCAGCAGAGTTCTAAAGTGAACAAGAAGAGGGCCATGCCAAACCAG GTGATCAGAAGAGGTTGGCTGACCATCAACATTAGCATAATGAAGGGCGGGTCTAAAGACTATTGGTTCGTCCTCAGTGCTGAGTCTCTGTCCTGGTACAAGGATGAAGAG gagaaagagaagaagtaCATGCTCCCTCTGGATAACCTGAAGATCAGAGATGTGGAGAAGGGCTTCATGTCCACTAAACATACCTTCGCCATTTTCAACACTGAGCAGAG GAATGTGTATAAGGACTTGCGTCAGATTGAGTTGGCCTGTGACTCCCAAGAGGATGTGGACAGCTGGAAAGCCTCCTTCCTGCGAGCAGGAGTGTATCCTGAGAAAGACCAG GTGGAGAACGAGGAGGGTGCTCCGGCCGACACCTTCTCCATGGACCCCCAGCTGGAGCGGCAGGTGGAGACCATCCGTAACCTGGTAGACTCCTACATCAGCATCGTCAACAAGAGCATACGTGACCTCATGCCCAAAACCATCATGCACCTCATGATCAACAGT gCTAAGGAGTTCATCCACTCAGAGTTGCTGGCTTATCTCTACTCTTCTGCGGATCAGAACAGTCTGATGGAGGAGTCAGCAGACCAGGCCCAGCGTCGTGAGGAGATGCTGCGCATGTACCATGCGCTCAGAGAGGCGCTGCACCTCATCGGAGACATCAGCACCTCCACCGTCTCCACCCCACTGCCTCCACCTGTAGATGACACCTGGCTACACAGAGAGCCCAG TCCTCCTGCTCAGCACAAACCTGCTCCAGCTTCAGCGCCCCCACCTGGACGTCCACCTGCAGTGCGGGGCCCCACTACAGGCCCACCTCCTGTCAACCCAACCCCTTCTTTTGTAGCCCCACCCATCCCTTCCCGTCCTGGGCTGCCTCTTGTTAATGCAAATGCCTATGGGGGCGGGACTTTGGATCCATTGTCCGTCCCCCCACCTCAGATCCCCTCCCGGCCCACCAGGGTGCCGCCCTCCCTCCCACCTGGCATACCCAG